Proteins from one Hydrogenophaga sp. SL48 genomic window:
- a CDS encoding VirB4 family type IV secretion/conjugal transfer ATPase: MSLVSPEADYSNFVPFSTHVDTHVVKSREGDYMITWLLSGFPFVGREDWELEHRHKTFNSLLQSLRAPDFENVAFWAHDVRRRRPIKTSAHFPHRFSQELHDSYMERLSSKRLMQNELYLTMIYRPVVSGKRFAAISRDIEVLRREEKAYLEKIYELVGNVEALLQDYSPYRLGLYESINKQVFSENLEFFGYLLNHVDEPVPVLPAPIYNYLPTSKHMFSTGSGDFAIRTANGDNYYGAILNIKEYADSSWPGILNGLKYLEFEYIVTHSFTPMSRYDSMKALERTKGAMLSSEDKAVSQIVELDFAMDQLASGNFVLGQYHFNMAIFASDQEELYNNISQARAQLSGASFVTVKEDVAIPAAFYAQLPCNWRFRPRIANLSSLNFLGLCPLHNFATGKPNFNPWGSSVSILQTLNNQAYHFNFHATKPNEYSLGEKAIANTMVIGKSGTGKTALINFLLAQVQKIQPEPTIFFFDKDRGAEIFIRACGGRYFTLEKGRPTGFNPLQCDNTPENEQFLVELIQALCGKDKYSPSEQEDLIRAVRAILDTPMHLRTMTNLQKSLPNTGENSLFECISVWCKGGPAAWVFDNPKDNIDFSGSNIIGFDYTEVIEDGKTREPIIQYLLHRMESLIDGRPFIYVMDEFWKVLEGKGGLKDFAKNKQKTIRKQNGLGIFATQSPQDALNSDISASLIEQTATLILLPNPNADSKDYLEGLKLTQAEFELVVGLDERSRCFLVKQGHNAVLCQLNLNGMDDELAVLSGSSDNVEILTELLREHPTPQQPDTWLTEFHARRKGLRTQRKTAMANSHEYLRHAPTEVIEGQI, encoded by the coding sequence CACCCATGTGGTGAAGTCGCGGGAAGGGGATTACATGATTACCTGGCTCTTGAGCGGTTTTCCGTTCGTGGGTCGGGAGGATTGGGAGTTGGAGCACCGGCACAAGACGTTCAACAGTCTGCTGCAAAGCTTGCGCGCGCCAGATTTTGAGAACGTCGCATTCTGGGCACATGACGTGCGGCGACGCCGGCCTATCAAGACCAGTGCTCATTTTCCTCATCGCTTCAGTCAGGAGCTGCACGACAGCTACATGGAGCGCTTGTCCAGCAAGCGTCTTATGCAGAATGAGTTGTACCTGACGATGATCTATCGGCCGGTGGTCAGCGGAAAACGATTTGCAGCCATCTCCAGGGACATTGAAGTTCTGCGTCGCGAGGAAAAAGCCTATCTTGAGAAAATCTATGAACTGGTTGGCAACGTAGAGGCGTTACTCCAGGACTATTCGCCGTACCGCTTGGGTCTCTATGAAAGTATCAACAAGCAGGTGTTCTCGGAAAACTTGGAGTTTTTTGGATACCTTTTGAATCATGTCGATGAGCCGGTGCCGGTGTTGCCAGCGCCGATCTACAATTACTTGCCCACGAGCAAGCACATGTTCTCGACGGGTAGTGGTGATTTTGCAATCCGTACGGCCAACGGAGACAATTATTACGGTGCGATTCTCAATATCAAAGAATATGCAGATAGTTCTTGGCCGGGAATTTTGAATGGTCTAAAGTACTTGGAATTCGAGTACATCGTTACGCACTCGTTCACGCCCATGAGTCGATACGACTCAATGAAGGCTCTGGAGCGCACCAAAGGTGCGATGTTGTCGTCAGAAGACAAGGCGGTCAGCCAAATCGTGGAGCTGGATTTTGCGATGGACCAGTTGGCTTCCGGGAATTTTGTTCTGGGACAATACCATTTCAATATGGCGATTTTTGCGTCAGATCAAGAAGAACTCTACAACAATATTTCTCAGGCTCGAGCTCAGCTATCGGGCGCCAGCTTCGTGACCGTGAAGGAAGATGTGGCAATTCCCGCAGCGTTTTACGCTCAGCTGCCTTGCAACTGGCGTTTTCGCCCTCGCATTGCCAATTTGAGCTCACTTAACTTTCTTGGCTTGTGCCCGTTGCATAATTTCGCAACCGGTAAACCTAACTTTAATCCGTGGGGCTCTTCTGTCAGTATTTTGCAGACGCTGAACAATCAGGCCTATCATTTCAATTTTCATGCTACCAAGCCAAACGAGTATTCGCTTGGTGAAAAGGCGATCGCCAACACGATGGTCATCGGCAAGTCCGGCACTGGTAAGACCGCGTTGATCAATTTTCTGCTCGCGCAAGTACAGAAGATTCAGCCTGAGCCCACCATCTTTTTCTTCGACAAAGACCGTGGCGCCGAGATTTTCATCCGTGCCTGCGGAGGCCGTTATTTCACGCTGGAGAAGGGGCGCCCAACTGGGTTCAATCCGCTGCAGTGCGACAACACGCCAGAAAACGAACAGTTCCTGGTAGAGCTGATTCAGGCGCTGTGTGGCAAAGACAAGTATTCCCCATCTGAACAGGAGGACCTGATTCGCGCCGTGCGGGCCATTCTCGACACGCCCATGCATTTGCGAACCATGACCAACCTGCAGAAGAGCTTGCCCAACACGGGCGAAAACAGCCTCTTCGAATGCATTTCGGTCTGGTGCAAGGGCGGCCCGGCAGCATGGGTGTTCGACAACCCCAAGGACAACATCGACTTTTCAGGCTCCAACATCATCGGTTTCGACTACACCGAGGTGATCGAAGATGGCAAGACCCGCGAACCCATCATCCAATACCTGTTGCATCGCATGGAGAGCCTGATCGATGGACGTCCATTTATCTATGTGATGGACGAGTTCTGGAAAGTGCTGGAGGGCAAGGGCGGTCTTAAGGACTTTGCGAAGAACAAACAGAAGACCATCCGAAAGCAAAACGGCCTGGGCATTTTTGCGACACAAAGCCCGCAAGACGCGCTCAATAGCGACATTTCGGCATCGTTGATTGAACAAACTGCCACGTTGATCTTGCTGCCCAACCCCAACGCCGATTCCAAAGATTACCTGGAAGGTCTCAAGCTGACGCAGGCCGAATTTGAACTGGTGGTCGGGCTGGATGAGCGCAGCCGCTGTTTTCTGGTCAAGCAAGGACACAACGCGGTGTTGTGCCAACTCAACCTCAACGGCATGGACGACGAACTCGCTGTGTTGTCTGGCTCCAGCGACAACGTGGAGATCCTGACCGAATTGCTGCGCGAGCACCCGACACCACAGCAACCAGACACTTGGTTGACCGAGTTTCACGCGCGGCGCAAAGGGTTGCGCACGCAGCGCAAGACGGCCATGGCCAACAGCCACGAATACCTCCGCCATGCGCCCACGGAGGTGATCGAAGGCCAAATCTGA
- a CDS encoding IS5 family transposase translates to MKQMSLGESGFERKTKRTRKREFLDEMNLVVPWTELVSLIAQHAPTPGAKGGRPPFAVRTMLRIHFLQQWFNLSDPAMEEALYDTPMFREFAGLDQGEENLPDESTILRFRHLLEQHNLSLQLLATVNATLADKGLLLKSGTVVDATLIAAPSSTKNNSGERDPEMHQTKKGNQWHFGMKAHIGVDAESGLVHTVKATAANAHDITQASELLHGDETDVFADSGYRGVHKRDEVIKDHPEVHWYVAMMPSHRKALDKETPMGSIMEALEKTKARIRAKVEHPFRVIKRQFGYVKVRYRGLAKNTAQLHTLFALSNIWMVRRTLLKETRG, encoded by the coding sequence ATGAAGCAAATGAGCCTGGGCGAGAGCGGATTCGAGCGCAAGACCAAGAGAACGCGCAAGCGCGAGTTCCTCGACGAGATGAACCTGGTAGTGCCGTGGACCGAGCTGGTGTCGCTGATTGCACAGCATGCACCAACGCCTGGCGCCAAGGGTGGTCGTCCGCCGTTTGCCGTGCGAACCATGCTTCGCATTCACTTCCTGCAGCAGTGGTTCAACCTGTCCGACCCGGCGATGGAGGAGGCGCTGTACGACACGCCCATGTTTCGAGAGTTTGCGGGGCTGGACCAGGGTGAGGAGAACTTGCCTGACGAGAGCACCATCCTGCGCTTTCGCCATCTGCTCGAACAACACAACTTGAGCCTGCAATTGCTTGCCACGGTCAACGCCACCCTGGCCGACAAAGGCCTGCTGCTCAAGAGCGGTACGGTCGTCGACGCCACGCTCATTGCCGCCCCCAGCTCGACCAAGAACAACAGCGGCGAACGCGACCCCGAGATGCATCAGACCAAGAAGGGCAACCAGTGGCACTTCGGGATGAAAGCGCATATTGGGGTCGATGCCGAATCGGGCCTGGTGCACACCGTCAAGGCCACAGCGGCCAACGCGCACGACATCACCCAGGCCAGCGAACTGCTGCACGGCGACGAAACCGATGTCTTTGCCGACTCTGGCTACCGGGGCGTTCACAAGCGCGATGAGGTGATCAAGGACCATCCCGAGGTCCACTGGTACGTGGCCATGATGCCCAGCCATCGCAAGGCGCTGGACAAGGAAACGCCCATGGGCTCGATCATGGAAGCGCTGGAGAAAACCAAGGCGCGCATCCGAGCCAAGGTCGAACACCCGTTCCGGGTGATCAAGCGCCAGTTCGGATATGTGAAGGTGCGCTACCGGGGATTGGCCAAGAACACGGCGCAGCTGCACACCCTGTTTGCGTTGTCCAACATCTGGATGGTGCGCCGAACGCTTTTGAAGGAGACCCGAGGATGA